A genomic window from Paraburkholderia phytofirmans OLGA172 includes:
- a CDS encoding response regulator transcription factor produces MTPIFAERGGGATNTTIVYVIDDDESMRFSLSTLLRSIGLRVETFASPQAFLEFKKSNIPSCLILDIRLRGENGLSFQQEMLSRGLRMPILFMTGYGDMAMCVKAMKAGALDFFPKPFRDQDMLDAVTQALARDSKRLAAEESVAALRASYTSLTGREQQVMALVTAGLMNKQIAAEMHLSEITVKVYRGQLMKKMMARSVADLVRKAEALRIESYHEKTL; encoded by the coding sequence ATGACTCCCATCTTCGCTGAACGAGGCGGCGGCGCGACGAACACCACGATCGTATACGTGATCGACGACGATGAATCGATGCGGTTTTCGTTAAGCACTCTGCTACGCTCGATCGGATTGCGGGTCGAGACATTCGCTTCACCACAGGCATTTCTCGAGTTCAAGAAGTCCAACATCCCGAGCTGCCTGATTCTCGACATCAGGCTGCGAGGCGAGAATGGGCTCTCGTTTCAGCAGGAAATGCTCTCACGCGGCTTGCGCATGCCCATCCTCTTCATGACCGGTTACGGCGACATGGCGATGTGCGTGAAAGCAATGAAAGCGGGAGCGCTTGATTTCTTTCCAAAACCCTTTCGGGATCAGGACATGCTGGACGCCGTCACGCAGGCGTTGGCGCGCGACAGCAAGCGCCTCGCAGCGGAGGAATCGGTCGCGGCGTTGCGCGCTTCCTATACATCGTTGACGGGACGCGAACAGCAGGTCATGGCTCTTGTCACTGCCGGTTTGATGAACAAGCAGATCGCCGCTGAAATGCATCTCAGCGAGATCACGGTGAAAGTCTATCGCGGTCAGCTGATGAAGAAAATGATGGCAAGGTCGGTCGCGGATCTCGTTCGTAAAGCGGAGGCGCTGCGCATAGAGTCGTATCACGAAAAGACACTCTGA
- a CDS encoding D-2-hydroxyacid dehydrogenase family protein — protein sequence MNTNSHVKVAILDDYQNVSLSLADWSPLDGRASITVFNDHVADTDAIINRLKPFDVVCVMRERTPLPRAILEKLPNLKLIASTGLANAAIDEDAAAALGIAVLHTGYSSNPTIEFTWALILSMARNVPQENQSLRNGGWQLSVGEELAGKTLGLLGLGRVGSAVGLIGRAFGMKVVAWSQNLTPAVAAEHGVEYVTKDELFSTSDVLSIHVRLSPRTHHLVGAAELAKMKPTSRLINTSRGPIVDGAALLEALRTNRIAGAGLDVYDVEPLEKPHPLRELSNVLATPHIGYVSKELYRTFYGDTVKNIAHWLDETGRTAQI from the coding sequence ATGAACACGAATTCCCACGTCAAGGTAGCCATACTCGACGACTATCAAAACGTATCGCTTAGCCTCGCGGACTGGTCACCGCTGGATGGACGCGCAAGCATCACTGTGTTCAATGATCACGTCGCCGATACCGACGCCATAATCAATCGGTTGAAGCCATTCGACGTCGTATGTGTGATGCGCGAGCGCACGCCGTTACCGCGCGCGATCCTCGAAAAACTACCGAACCTCAAGCTCATTGCTTCAACCGGCCTCGCGAATGCAGCGATCGACGAGGACGCTGCCGCTGCTCTGGGCATCGCCGTTCTCCACACGGGCTACTCGTCCAACCCGACAATCGAGTTTACGTGGGCGCTGATTCTATCGATGGCACGAAACGTTCCGCAGGAAAATCAGTCCCTGCGTAACGGTGGATGGCAGCTCTCAGTAGGCGAGGAACTGGCAGGCAAGACACTTGGCCTGTTGGGCCTGGGGCGAGTCGGATCGGCGGTCGGCCTGATCGGCCGGGCATTCGGCATGAAGGTCGTTGCATGGAGCCAGAATCTCACACCAGCGGTCGCCGCGGAACACGGCGTTGAGTACGTCACGAAAGACGAGTTGTTTTCGACGTCCGATGTCCTGTCCATTCACGTCCGCCTCAGTCCTCGCACTCATCATCTCGTCGGCGCCGCAGAGTTAGCGAAGATGAAGCCGACGAGCCGGCTGATCAACACCTCCCGAGGTCCGATAGTCGACGGTGCCGCGCTCCTCGAAGCACTCAGGACAAACCGGATTGCCGGCGCAGGCCTGGACGTATACGACGTCGAGCCGCTTGAAAAGCCACACCCGTTACGCGAACTTTCCAATGTACTCGCCACGCCACATATCGGCTATGTGTCTAAGGAGTTGTACCGAACGTTCTACGGCGACACCGTCAAAAACATCGCTCACTGGCTGGACGAAACCGGTCGCACCGCGCAGATCTAG
- a CDS encoding LysR family transcriptional regulator, producing the protein MDQLTALATFVRVIETGSFSTAARSLGVSQPAVSKAIATLEERLAVRLLLRSTRGLTPTDAGEAFYERAKRVMLEVEQAEYVARGASTRLSGRVRVSADVTFTRLHLMPALNGFLDTYPDLALDILLDDRNVDLLEEGVDVGLRTGTRDTSNMPARKLGEALRYVVGSPAYFEHAGIPCTPGELSCHQFINYSQQGGGRVWTFRRNDTESSVSLNGRLSVSALEAVREAVLAGMGIAVAPEWLFLPELKSGQVRTVLTDWRLPPCELWAVIPAGRMASRKTRAFISFVQEALGQANASVAAPQPCGGYFSAPIQEALTS; encoded by the coding sequence GTGGATCAATTGACGGCACTGGCAACCTTCGTGCGCGTAATCGAAACCGGTTCCTTCTCGACCGCTGCACGTTCGCTCGGCGTGAGTCAGCCCGCTGTATCGAAAGCCATCGCGACATTGGAAGAACGTCTTGCAGTCCGGCTACTGCTTCGATCGACGCGCGGCTTGACCCCGACCGACGCGGGTGAGGCATTCTACGAACGGGCGAAGCGCGTGATGCTGGAAGTGGAGCAAGCTGAGTATGTGGCGCGAGGGGCCAGCACACGCTTATCCGGGCGAGTACGTGTGAGCGCAGACGTTACGTTTACGCGATTGCACCTCATGCCCGCGCTCAACGGATTTCTCGACACGTACCCGGATCTTGCACTTGATATTCTTCTGGACGATCGCAATGTCGACCTGCTTGAGGAGGGCGTCGACGTCGGCTTGCGAACGGGAACGCGCGACACTTCAAATATGCCGGCACGCAAGCTCGGCGAGGCACTTCGGTATGTCGTCGGTTCCCCAGCCTATTTCGAGCACGCCGGCATCCCCTGTACGCCTGGCGAATTGAGCTGCCATCAATTCATCAACTATAGCCAGCAAGGTGGTGGACGCGTCTGGACGTTTAGACGAAACGATACCGAGTCGTCCGTTTCCCTGAATGGCCGGCTGTCGGTGAGTGCACTTGAAGCGGTACGCGAAGCAGTTCTTGCAGGTATGGGTATAGCGGTCGCGCCAGAGTGGCTGTTTTTGCCCGAATTGAAGAGTGGTCAGGTCAGGACCGTACTAACGGACTGGCGCCTCCCCCCATGTGAGCTATGGGCGGTCATTCCCGCGGGCCGGATGGCCAGTAGAAAGACGCGTGCTTTCATCAGCTTCGTGCAGGAAGCGCTCGGACAGGCGAATGCTTCGGTAGCGGCGCCACAGCCATGCGGCGGCTATTTTTCCGCGCCTATCCAGGAGGCACTGACTTCATGA
- a CDS encoding FAD-dependent oxidoreductase: MNSDSDLTSGASPRNDAVDSSGFSGDLINENPSARENPRYYQLYPTLTDAEIDRMRRFGTLRHCAAGDYLYRVGSVSPGMFVFLSGTVRVVGRDGLGRERMVRANMQRGEFSSDIGQLSGKPALVEARAIEDVEALVLPAEGLRALMVAEAELGERLTRALILRRVAAIERGDGPVLVGASDNPRLVSLSNFLRRNGHPHVALDAQQDAEAVALIERLAPKLDDFPLVICPNGALLRNPDELQLASCLGLLPEFDPAHVYDLVIVGAGPAGLAAAVYAASEGLSVAALDCRAPGGQAGASSRIENYLGFPTGISGQALAGRAFHQAQKFGAHIGIPCEVKTLHCSRHPLSVELADNRRIMTRSVVIASGAEYRRPPFEGLDRFEGRGVYYWASPIEARLCRNEPVLLVGGGNSAGQAAVFLASHAAHVHLFIRAANLDQSMSRYLIERVTSLPNVTLHPRVEIIALEGSERLEQVRYRCRIRDTEATIQSGHLFLFTGADPNTDWLRSCGVSLDRKGFVLTGTDIGEGGIRSLPLQTSVDGVFAIGDARAGSVKRVAAAVGEGAAVVAQIHRFLSAER; the protein is encoded by the coding sequence ATGAATAGCGACTCCGATTTGACCAGCGGTGCATCGCCTCGCAATGATGCTGTCGATTCGAGCGGATTCTCGGGTGACCTGATAAACGAGAATCCCAGCGCACGGGAAAACCCTCGGTACTATCAACTGTATCCCACGCTAACGGACGCAGAAATCGACAGAATGCGGCGCTTCGGAACGCTACGTCACTGTGCCGCAGGCGACTATCTGTACCGCGTAGGAAGCGTGAGTCCCGGCATGTTCGTGTTCCTGTCGGGAACGGTGCGCGTCGTCGGCCGCGATGGCCTGGGGCGCGAGCGCATGGTGCGCGCGAACATGCAGCGCGGTGAATTCAGCTCCGACATCGGCCAGTTGTCCGGCAAGCCCGCCCTGGTCGAGGCACGTGCGATCGAGGATGTCGAAGCGCTCGTGCTTCCTGCGGAAGGTCTGCGGGCATTGATGGTGGCCGAGGCTGAACTCGGCGAACGGCTCACCCGCGCCCTGATCCTACGGCGCGTCGCCGCCATCGAACGCGGCGACGGGCCCGTCCTCGTTGGCGCAAGTGACAATCCTCGCCTCGTGTCGCTGAGCAATTTCTTGCGACGAAACGGCCATCCGCATGTCGCACTCGATGCCCAGCAGGATGCGGAAGCCGTCGCGCTGATCGAACGGCTCGCTCCGAAGCTCGACGATTTTCCTCTGGTGATATGTCCCAACGGCGCGTTGCTGCGCAATCCCGATGAACTGCAACTGGCCTCGTGCCTCGGGTTGCTGCCTGAGTTCGACCCTGCGCATGTCTACGATCTGGTCATTGTCGGCGCCGGTCCCGCCGGGCTTGCAGCGGCCGTATATGCGGCATCCGAAGGCCTTTCCGTGGCCGCCCTGGATTGCCGGGCGCCAGGTGGCCAGGCCGGCGCCAGTTCACGCATAGAAAACTATCTGGGCTTTCCCACCGGCATTTCCGGCCAGGCGTTGGCCGGGCGCGCCTTCCACCAGGCCCAGAAGTTCGGGGCTCATATCGGGATTCCGTGTGAAGTCAAAACGCTGCATTGCAGCAGGCATCCCCTCTCCGTCGAACTCGCCGACAACCGTCGCATCATGACGCGCTCCGTCGTCATCGCCAGCGGCGCTGAGTACCGACGGCCACCTTTCGAGGGACTCGATCGATTCGAAGGTCGTGGGGTCTATTACTGGGCGTCGCCAATCGAGGCGAGATTGTGCCGCAATGAGCCGGTACTGCTGGTTGGCGGCGGCAATTCGGCCGGCCAGGCTGCGGTATTTCTCGCCTCGCACGCCGCGCATGTCCATCTGTTCATCCGCGCCGCCAACCTCGACCAGAGCATGTCGCGCTACCTGATCGAACGCGTCACGTCGTTGCCAAACGTGACACTTCATCCACGCGTGGAAATTATCGCTCTCGAAGGCAGCGAGCGACTCGAACAGGTTCGCTATCGCTGCCGCATCCGGGATACCGAAGCAACGATTCAGTCGGGTCACCTTTTCCTGTTTACTGGTGCGGATCCCAATACGGACTGGCTGCGTTCATGCGGCGTTTCGCTAGACCGCAAGGGGTTTGTCCTGACTGGAACCGATATCGGCGAAGGGGGCATCCGATCGCTTCCGCTGCAAACCAGCGTCGATGGCGTATTCGCGATCGGTGACGCTCGCGCCGGCTCGGTCAAACGGGTCGCCGCAGCGGTAGGTGAAGGTGCGGCCGTTGTGGCACAAATCCACCGGTTTCTCAGCGCTGAGCGGTAA
- a CDS encoding LLM class oxidoreductase, with product MNYSTPYSGSIENPVFSEHRLSIGLTLPLLRRGEIVADFHEQLKLAELADTLGFRALWIRDVPLNSADYPDPVGHLDPWVFLGALASRTQRIAFASGAIVLPLRHPLHVAKGALSVSALSGGRFILGLGSGDRPHEYAAFGKDSGERRELFRRHWEIVAAAVGSSARVIPDHAPPDAAEFTLLPRGTREIPMLAVGSGGQSVDWIARNAIGWMTYHRDPDVQRSRHSMWLAAVNRLHTPAFRAFGVAMQLELSAHAETPATALPLGYSTGRHALVRSLQDMRAAGTHHVSLNLSSERPVRDVLEEIAAHVLPEFHEGRGSE from the coding sequence TCGGAACACAGGTTGTCGATTGGACTGACGCTGCCCTTGTTACGTCGAGGCGAAATCGTTGCGGACTTTCACGAGCAGCTGAAGCTCGCCGAACTTGCTGATACGCTCGGATTTCGCGCGTTGTGGATCCGGGACGTTCCGCTCAACAGCGCCGACTATCCCGATCCCGTCGGACATCTCGACCCGTGGGTCTTTCTTGGCGCGCTGGCATCCCGAACCCAGCGCATCGCCTTCGCAAGCGGCGCTATCGTGCTACCGCTGCGCCACCCGTTACATGTAGCGAAAGGCGCCCTATCCGTCAGCGCACTCTCGGGTGGCCGGTTCATCCTGGGCCTGGGCTCGGGAGACCGTCCGCACGAATACGCGGCGTTCGGCAAGGATTCCGGCGAGCGTCGCGAGTTGTTTCGACGCCATTGGGAAATTGTCGCCGCAGCCGTCGGGTCGTCTGCTCGCGTGATTCCCGACCATGCGCCGCCTGATGCCGCGGAATTCACGCTATTGCCTCGCGGTACCCGCGAAATTCCCATGCTCGCTGTGGGCTCCGGCGGACAAAGCGTTGACTGGATCGCTCGCAACGCGATCGGCTGGATGACCTACCATCGTGACCCGGATGTGCAGCGGTCTCGCCATTCGATGTGGCTAGCCGCTGTCAATCGGCTCCATACTCCTGCATTCCGAGCCTTCGGCGTGGCGATGCAGCTCGAATTGAGTGCGCATGCCGAGACACCGGCCACAGCGCTTCCGCTTGGCTATTCGACCGGCCGACATGCGCTAGTGCGCTCGCTACAGGACATGCGCGCGGCCGGTACGCATCACGTCAGTCTGAACCTCAGCTCCGAACGTCCGGTGCGTGACGTGCTCGAAGAGATCGCAGCACATGTGTTACCGGAGTTTCACGAAGGTCGTGGATCTGAATAG
- a CDS encoding LysR family transcriptional regulator has product MDRLTAMETFVCVVESGSFSAAARLLNVGQPAVSKTIALLEERLSVRLLLRSTRGLMPTEAGQAFYGRAKRAIEEAEEAELAARGTGTNLTGRLRVCAAVTFARLHIVPAIGRFLEAHPDLNIDMVLDDRNVDLLEEGIDIALRMGRLEDSSMTARKIGEVPRLVVGTPAYFNRAGIPVSPADLSSHQAIVYNQRGGGGTWTFRRESSEVAVVVSGRVATTAAEGIRAAVLADLGLAVVSEWMFSPELKSGEVCSVLNDWRLPPIELWAVFPSGRMVNAKTRAFLNFLADILDFRTDPVDTGDHPQAGSPDAPGNVQ; this is encoded by the coding sequence GTGGACCGGTTAACAGCGATGGAAACCTTTGTATGCGTGGTGGAGTCGGGTTCATTTTCGGCTGCTGCGCGACTATTGAATGTAGGGCAGCCAGCCGTATCCAAGACCATCGCACTGCTCGAAGAACGACTCTCGGTGCGCCTGTTGCTGCGCTCGACGCGCGGCTTAATGCCAACCGAGGCGGGTCAGGCATTTTACGGGCGGGCAAAACGCGCGATCGAAGAGGCAGAAGAAGCGGAGCTCGCAGCCCGCGGAACTGGCACCAACCTCACGGGACGCCTGCGCGTGTGCGCCGCCGTTACGTTTGCCCGGCTACACATCGTGCCTGCCATCGGACGGTTTCTCGAAGCACATCCTGATCTCAACATCGACATGGTTCTCGACGATCGCAATGTCGATCTGCTTGAAGAAGGCATCGACATCGCATTGCGCATGGGACGACTCGAGGACTCGAGCATGACCGCACGCAAGATCGGTGAAGTCCCACGTCTTGTGGTAGGCACGCCTGCCTACTTCAACCGCGCCGGAATCCCCGTTTCCCCGGCGGACCTGTCGTCCCATCAGGCAATCGTATATAACCAGCGAGGTGGCGGCGGCACGTGGACCTTTCGACGCGAAAGCTCGGAAGTTGCCGTCGTCGTATCCGGACGCGTTGCCACTACGGCGGCTGAAGGAATCCGGGCGGCGGTTCTCGCCGATCTCGGGTTAGCGGTGGTATCCGAATGGATGTTTTCCCCGGAACTGAAAAGCGGCGAAGTCTGCTCGGTGCTCAACGACTGGCGCCTGCCTCCCATCGAGCTTTGGGCCGTGTTCCCGAGCGGCCGCATGGTCAACGCCAAAACACGCGCATTCCTCAACTTCCTCGCAGATATCCTGGACTTCCGCACAGATCCCGTAGACACGGGCGATCACCCGCAAGCCGGCAGCCCTGACGCCCCCGGAAATGTGCAGTGA
- a CDS encoding 2,4'-dihydroxyacetophenone dioxygenase family protein: protein MTSATARTPDEQAIPYQLPQPADMSRDLVHPGILDKWLEDDNLWVPMTGTVSFKPLLLSASQGYYVNLLRVRQSGVLSRHRHTGPVHAIVLRGRWYYLEHDWVAEQGGYAHEPAGETHTLYVPEDVEEMITWFHVTGGYTYVDPQGVAVGYEDVFTKIEAARKHYEEIGLGADYVKQFIR from the coding sequence ATGACCAGCGCAACCGCAAGAACGCCTGATGAGCAGGCGATTCCCTATCAGCTGCCGCAACCGGCAGACATGTCACGCGACCTCGTGCATCCGGGGATCCTCGACAAATGGCTGGAGGACGATAACCTGTGGGTACCCATGACCGGGACTGTGTCTTTCAAACCACTGCTTCTCAGCGCAAGCCAAGGTTATTACGTCAATCTCCTCCGGGTTCGGCAGTCTGGTGTGCTTTCGCGTCACCGCCACACTGGGCCTGTCCACGCAATCGTTCTGAGGGGGCGATGGTACTACCTGGAGCATGACTGGGTCGCGGAGCAGGGCGGGTATGCGCACGAGCCGGCAGGCGAAACCCATACGCTGTACGTGCCTGAGGACGTCGAAGAGATGATCACGTGGTTCCACGTCACAGGTGGCTACACTTACGTCGATCCGCAAGGTGTAGCGGTGGGATATGAAGACGTATTCACGAAGATCGAAGCGGCTCGTAAACATTACGAAGAAATTGGCCTGGGCGCTGACTACGTCAAGCAGTTTATTCGCTAG
- a CDS encoding glutathione S-transferase family protein: MIEVYAFSTPNSVRVPVALEEMGIAYELKPVNVRKGEQKEASFLSLNANGKVPVLVDPDGPDGDRFVLTESTAILIYLAEKSGKLLPAKGSTRARVFEQLSFQISGIGPAFGQLGYFLKQAPEPVPAAVARFSAEAQRVMKVFDGVLARSEFAAGDEFTIADVSHFGWLWRRQFADIELQAFPNVRRWYDAVAARPAVEKAVARVSALVPAA, from the coding sequence ATGATCGAAGTCTATGCATTTTCTACCCCCAACAGCGTCCGGGTTCCGGTTGCCCTGGAAGAGATGGGCATCGCATACGAGCTGAAACCCGTCAACGTCCGCAAAGGCGAGCAGAAGGAAGCGAGCTTCCTGTCGCTCAACGCAAACGGCAAGGTTCCAGTACTCGTTGACCCTGACGGTCCCGATGGAGATCGCTTCGTCTTGACCGAGTCGACCGCCATCCTGATCTATCTTGCGGAGAAGTCGGGAAAGCTGCTCCCGGCCAAGGGCAGCACTCGCGCCCGGGTGTTTGAGCAGCTTTCGTTCCAAATCTCCGGAATTGGTCCAGCGTTTGGCCAGTTAGGCTATTTTCTCAAGCAGGCGCCCGAGCCCGTACCGGCGGCGGTCGCTCGCTTCAGCGCGGAAGCACAACGCGTAATGAAGGTGTTTGATGGTGTTTTGGCGCGTTCTGAGTTCGCGGCGGGAGATGAATTCACGATCGCCGACGTCTCTCACTTCGGTTGGTTGTGGAGACGGCAGTTTGCGGACATCGAATTGCAGGCGTTCCCCAACGTACGAAGATGGTATGACGCCGTTGCAGCGCGCCCAGCCGTGGAGAAGGCCGTTGCACGGGTGAGCGCGCTGGTGCCTGCGGCGTAA
- a CDS encoding alpha/beta fold hydrolase, with protein MERRTVDVAGVPVSYLTAGDQTGPVLLLLHGTYWSRVWQPVLDGLAGAGLRPIAVDFPGFGRSGGELTIASASIPALAGWLPQFLAALHIDGSVGLAGHDIGGGIAQQVLVDGKIAISKFALVNAVMFDSWPVPGVARFRDPAVAAATTTEDVLAARRKSVLTALARPATESEVEEYLEPWTDPRVARSWVALAGAADSRYTMDLLPSLRASQTPKLLVWGEDDSFQLVEYAEKFAREIPNTQLVRIPKAGHIPMENDAATVARVLAGFFA; from the coding sequence ATGGAACGACGTACCGTCGACGTAGCTGGCGTACCGGTTAGCTACCTTACTGCAGGGGACCAGACTGGGCCTGTTTTATTGCTACTGCACGGCACTTATTGGAGCCGGGTATGGCAGCCGGTGCTCGACGGTCTGGCGGGCGCCGGTCTACGCCCCATCGCTGTGGATTTCCCTGGATTTGGCCGTTCCGGCGGCGAGCTGACTATTGCCAGTGCCTCGATCCCCGCCTTGGCGGGTTGGCTGCCGCAGTTTCTCGCAGCACTGCATATCGACGGGTCTGTGGGTCTCGCAGGGCACGATATTGGCGGCGGCATCGCACAGCAGGTCCTGGTGGATGGGAAAATTGCGATCAGCAAATTCGCACTCGTCAACGCAGTCATGTTCGATTCGTGGCCCGTGCCTGGCGTTGCCCGGTTCCGCGATCCGGCGGTCGCCGCTGCAACGACTACGGAGGACGTCCTCGCCGCTCGTCGCAAGTCCGTGCTCACGGCATTGGCCCGCCCGGCAACGGAAAGCGAAGTAGAGGAGTATCTCGAGCCGTGGACCGATCCGCGCGTAGCACGGTCCTGGGTGGCCCTTGCCGGCGCGGCGGACAGTCGTTATACGATGGATCTGTTGCCGAGCCTTCGTGCGTCGCAGACGCCGAAGCTGCTCGTCTGGGGCGAAGACGACAGCTTCCAGCTTGTCGAGTACGCGGAGAAGTTCGCCAGGGAGATTCCGAATACGCAACTCGTCCGCATTCCGAAAGCTGGACACATTCCAATGGAAAATGACGCGGCCACAGTAGCTCGTGTGCTGGCCGGGTTCTTCGCCTGA
- a CDS encoding alkene reductase, with the protein MSKLFSHTKVGHFHLQHRVVLAPLTRMRTAPGNVPGDLMVEYYTQRATDGGLLISDATAVAQLGIAYVEAPGIYTEEHVKGWKRVIDAVHAKGARIFLQMWHAGRQAHPANTDGVTPVAPSALRSLEHAAIRDENGQIAEAELPVPRALETNEIPGIVEQFRRSAELAKQAGFDGVELHAANGYLFEQFLLDGTNHRDDVYGGPIENRARFLFDTLDAVVSVWGPGRVAVRLSPSGTYGTMSDSNPHATFGYVAERLNQYDLAYLHVIEPRIRGIVEKETSDSDVTSKDIRRIYKGTIIAAGGFTRENAEQIIVDGHADLVAFGRMFISNPDLPERLRSGAPLNQYDRTTFYGGDARGYTDYESLSEDVAA; encoded by the coding sequence ATGAGCAAGCTTTTCAGCCATACGAAAGTCGGACATTTCCATCTGCAACACCGTGTCGTGCTCGCGCCGCTCACGAGAATGCGAACTGCGCCGGGCAACGTCCCGGGTGATCTCATGGTCGAGTACTACACGCAACGTGCGACGGACGGCGGGCTGCTCATTAGCGACGCAACGGCCGTAGCCCAGCTCGGCATTGCTTACGTTGAGGCGCCCGGAATTTATACTGAGGAACACGTCAAGGGCTGGAAGCGGGTGATCGACGCCGTCCATGCCAAGGGTGCTCGCATATTCCTGCAAATGTGGCATGCAGGACGTCAGGCGCATCCGGCCAATACCGACGGCGTCACGCCCGTTGCGCCGTCCGCTTTGCGTTCGCTTGAGCACGCTGCGATTCGCGATGAGAACGGCCAGATTGCCGAGGCGGAACTGCCCGTTCCCCGCGCGCTCGAAACGAATGAGATTCCAGGCATTGTCGAGCAATTCCGTCGCAGTGCCGAGCTTGCGAAGCAGGCCGGATTTGACGGCGTTGAGCTTCACGCGGCGAACGGTTACCTGTTTGAACAGTTTCTGCTCGATGGGACGAACCACCGAGACGACGTGTACGGCGGTCCGATCGAAAATCGCGCTCGTTTCCTCTTCGATACGCTCGACGCGGTCGTTTCCGTCTGGGGTCCGGGCCGCGTGGCCGTCCGTCTTTCGCCGAGCGGTACGTACGGCACGATGTCCGATAGCAACCCGCATGCGACGTTCGGTTACGTGGCAGAGCGGCTGAATCAGTATGATCTCGCCTACCTGCATGTGATTGAGCCTCGCATTCGGGGCATCGTGGAGAAGGAGACGAGCGATTCCGACGTTACGTCGAAGGACATTCGCCGGATCTACAAAGGCACGATCATCGCTGCAGGTGGCTTCACGCGTGAGAATGCCGAGCAGATTATTGTCGACGGCCACGCGGATCTTGTTGCATTCGGCCGGATGTTCATCTCCAATCCCGATCTGCCGGAACGGCTGCGTAGCGGTGCGCCGCTCAATCAATACGACCGCACAACGTTTTACGGTGGTGACGCCCGCGGCTATACCGACTACGAGTCGCTGTCTGAAGATGTCGCGGCCTGA
- a CDS encoding TauD/TfdA dioxygenase family protein — protein MKISAMHASFGARVEEVDLVSLTQRDTDLLHTALLEHGLLAIRNQKLSPADQVRMSEIFGTLETFPPGEGQLADSPQIFRVASRPSNGHTNVGRYWHSDGSFRAQATPISIWYLVARPADGGETLFTDLREAYRTLPDDRKASIDGLITLHRNGVEHPLVIRHAATRDPSLYFNVGLTHGIVGYTNEEFMALRHHLNEHLSRAGASYVHHWLEGDVVIADNFRVAHRATPISMDQHRILDRTTIRADGVFWRDGYSRADASER, from the coding sequence ATGAAGATCAGCGCGATGCATGCGAGTTTTGGCGCGCGGGTCGAAGAGGTCGATCTGGTCTCGTTGACGCAAAGGGATACCGATCTCTTGCACACGGCACTTCTCGAGCATGGCTTGCTGGCCATACGGAATCAGAAGCTCTCGCCCGCCGATCAGGTCAGGATGTCAGAGATCTTTGGAACCCTTGAGACGTTCCCCCCCGGTGAAGGCCAGTTGGCCGATTCTCCTCAAATTTTCCGCGTGGCTAGCCGTCCTTCCAATGGCCACACAAACGTTGGCCGCTACTGGCATTCCGACGGCTCGTTTCGCGCACAGGCGACGCCCATTTCGATCTGGTATCTGGTTGCACGGCCGGCCGATGGCGGCGAGACGCTATTTACAGATCTGCGGGAAGCCTACAGGACCCTTCCAGACGACCGGAAGGCCTCGATCGATGGCCTCATCACGCTCCATAGAAATGGAGTAGAACACCCGCTCGTCATCCGTCATGCCGCCACCCGCGACCCGTCGCTGTACTTCAATGTCGGCCTTACTCACGGCATCGTTGGCTATACGAACGAAGAGTTCATGGCATTGCGGCACCATCTGAACGAGCACCTTTCTCGCGCAGGCGCTTCTTACGTGCATCATTGGCTCGAAGGCGATGTCGTCATCGCTGACAACTTCAGGGTTGCCCATCGTGCTACGCCGATCTCCATGGATCAGCATCGTATTCTCGATCGAACGACGATACGGGCTGACGGTGTGTTCTGGAGAGACGGCTATTCGCGTGCCGACGCGTCAGAGCGGTGA